The Rhodocytophaga rosea genome has a segment encoding these proteins:
- the miaA gene encoding tRNA (adenosine(37)-N6)-dimethylallyltransferase MiaA produces MNDPTKNLIVVVGPTAVGKTDLCVRLAKQLGAEIISADARQFFREMNIGTAKPSLEERGGVSHHLINSHSIVDSYNAGDFERDALQILEQLYKHTNVAIVTGGSGLYIKALCEGMDEMPEIEESIREQLNTIYMNEGLPVLLSQLDQLDPEYAASVDRANPQRIIRALEVCLASGKPYSSFRKKSKAIRPFRFTKIGLQRNREELYARIDARMDAMLAEGLVEEVKRLQPYRMQNALQTVGYTEVFDFLDGKYDETEMIRLLKRNSRRYAKRQITWFSRDPEIRWFHPSDYTQIIAYIQQEPGAMKPGT; encoded by the coding sequence ATGAATGATCCAACCAAAAACCTGATTGTAGTAGTAGGACCAACGGCTGTAGGAAAAACAGATCTGTGTGTGCGGCTGGCAAAGCAATTAGGTGCAGAAATTATTTCGGCAGATGCCAGGCAGTTTTTCAGGGAAATGAATATAGGAACCGCTAAACCAAGCCTGGAAGAAAGGGGAGGAGTATCCCACCACCTGATTAATTCGCATAGCATTGTAGATAGTTACAATGCCGGTGATTTTGAAAGAGATGCCTTACAGATCCTGGAGCAATTATACAAACATACAAATGTGGCAATTGTAACTGGTGGATCAGGATTGTATATAAAAGCGCTTTGTGAAGGAATGGATGAAATGCCTGAAATAGAGGAAAGCATTCGGGAACAGTTAAATACTATCTATATGAATGAAGGTTTGCCGGTATTGCTCTCCCAGTTAGACCAGCTCGACCCGGAATATGCAGCTAGTGTAGACCGGGCTAATCCGCAGCGTATCATCCGGGCGCTGGAAGTCTGCCTGGCAAGCGGAAAGCCATATTCCTCCTTCCGCAAAAAAAGTAAAGCGATCCGTCCGTTCCGGTTCACTAAGATTGGTTTGCAACGCAACCGGGAAGAATTGTATGCACGTATTGATGCCAGGATGGATGCAATGCTGGCAGAGGGATTAGTTGAAGAAGTGAAGCGTTTACAACCGTACCGGATGCAAAATGCCTTGCAAACGGTAGGTTATACAGAGGTGTTTGACTTTCTGGATGGCAAATACGATGAAACGGAAATGATACGCTTGTTAAAACGCAATTCCCGGCGCTATGCCAAACGGCAGATCACCTGGTTTTCCAGAGATCCGGAAATCCGGTGGTTCCATCCCAGCGACTATACTCAGATTATTGCGTATATACAACAGGAACCAGGGGCAATGAAACCTGGAACCTAA
- a CDS encoding FRG domain-containing protein — translation MKTDKDIYVHNWQELQEALFQDSFDKRINRHRSSYVYRGMYNKDFDLRTSLIRLGGSFDQLEPHLLRNFKKYAHNNASPGHSVWNWLAVAQHHGLPTRLLDWTYSPYVALHFATANTAQFKTDGAIWCVNYVKSNQYLPKALKEAIENEGSNVFTPEMLEPVCASLKQLAALQEEEFVLFLEPPSLDGRIIHQFALFSMMSKVDAMLSTWLMEHPELFFRIIIPASLKWEIRDKLDQANITERVLFPGLGGLSQWLKRHYTTI, via the coding sequence ATGAAAACCGATAAAGATATTTATGTACACAACTGGCAGGAATTACAGGAAGCTTTATTCCAGGACTCATTTGATAAACGTATAAACCGCCACCGGTCATCTTATGTGTACCGGGGCATGTACAACAAAGATTTTGACCTGCGTACCAGCCTTATTCGCCTGGGAGGTTCATTTGACCAGTTAGAACCTCATTTGCTGCGTAATTTTAAAAAATATGCCCATAATAACGCTTCTCCAGGTCATTCTGTCTGGAACTGGCTGGCAGTAGCACAACATCATGGCTTACCTACACGCCTGCTCGACTGGACTTATTCGCCCTATGTAGCGTTGCATTTTGCGACAGCCAATACGGCCCAGTTTAAAACAGATGGCGCCATCTGGTGTGTAAACTATGTAAAATCAAATCAGTATTTGCCCAAGGCTTTGAAAGAGGCAATTGAAAATGAAGGTTCAAATGTATTTACACCGGAAATGCTGGAACCAGTATGTGCTTCTTTAAAGCAACTGGCTGCTTTACAGGAAGAGGAGTTTGTCTTGTTTCTGGAGCCTCCTTCGCTCGATGGGCGGATTATCCACCAGTTTGCCTTATTTTCTATGATGTCGAAGGTAGATGCCATGCTTAGTACCTGGCTCATGGAACATCCCGAGTTATTTTTCCGCATTATTATTCCGGCTTCCTTAAAATGGGAAATTCGTGATAAACTTGACCAGGCGAATATTACCGAACGGGTATTATTTCCCGGATTAGGAGGATTAAGCCAGTGGCTGAAACGCCATTATACTACTATTTAA
- a CDS encoding GNAT family N-acetyltransferase: MTPILRSATIEDIPQIHSLYREVASNVGGLAREADEITMEYVANNVMKSLKTGIILIAQHPQEITIMGEIHSYALEPRVFSHVLSELTIAVHPQFQGMGLGRMLFQHLLQEVENTRNDILRVELIARESNTKAIHFYQQLGFQIEGKLNRRINSRNGSYEADIPMAWFNKYFKG, translated from the coding sequence ATGACTCCAATCCTACGAAGTGCCACAATAGAAGATATTCCACAGATACATTCACTCTACAGGGAAGTGGCCAGCAACGTTGGCGGACTGGCCAGAGAAGCAGATGAAATCACCATGGAGTATGTAGCCAATAATGTAATGAAATCCCTGAAAACCGGAATCATCCTGATAGCCCAGCATCCACAGGAAATAACCATTATGGGAGAAATTCATAGCTATGCCTTAGAACCCAGGGTATTCAGCCATGTGTTGAGTGAACTTACGATAGCCGTTCATCCCCAGTTCCAGGGCATGGGTCTGGGCAGAATGTTATTTCAACACTTATTGCAGGAAGTAGAAAATACCCGGAATGATATTCTCCGGGTGGAACTGATCGCCAGAGAAAGTAATACAAAAGCCATCCATTTTTATCAGCAATTGGGTTTTCAAATTGAAGGCAAACTGAACAGGCGCATAAACAGCCGAAATGGCTCTTACGAAGCAGATATACCCATGGCCTGGTTTAATAAATATTTTAAAGGATAA
- the gcvP gene encoding aminomethyl-transferring glycine dehydrogenase, protein MKINLTHSEAFESRHNGPDASQVEEMLRTIGVDSLETLIAQTVPGTIRLKKELNLPLPKTEDQFLKDFKKVAHQNKVFKSYIGLGYHDCIVPKVILRNIMENPGWYTAYTPYQAEIAQGRLEALLNYQTMVIDLTGMEIANASLLDEATAAAEAMTLMHALRKGSRKEADVFFVSDLVLPQTIDVLRTRAIPLGIEIKTGSHISADLTDTSIFGLLLQYPGHNGTVYDYTSLIATAHELDITVAVAADLLSLTLLTPPGEMGADVVVGSSQRFGVPMGYGGPHAAFFATKDAYKRLIPGRIIGVSVDAQGNRALRMALQTREQHIRREKATSNICTAQVLLSVMASSYAVYHGPKGIRTIGERVYGLTSLLATSLKKLGFAIENEVYFDTLKIAVKNNDQKEAVEKMAVANELNFRYFEDAYIGISINETTTIDDVEQIVEIFAEACNLRVDFDIIGLANSITLTIPDTLTRQSAYLQHPVFNKHHSEHEMLRYMKSLENKDLSLAHSMIPLGSCTMKLNATAEMIPVTWPEFSNIHPFAPVEQTGGYQQIFRDLNAWLCEVTGFAAMSLQPNSGAQGEYAGLMVIRAYHLSRGDVHRDVALIPSSAHGTNPASAVMAGMKVVVTKTDERGNIDVADLKQKAIKYKDNLSCLMVTYPSTHGVFEESIQEICQLIHENGGQVYMDGANMNAQVGLTSPATIGADVCHLNLHKTFCIPHGGGGPGMGPIGVAAHLTPFLPGHAVVQTGGEKAIHAVSAAPWGSASILPISYAYISMMGGEGLRRATEMAILNANYIKARLQEHYPVLYAGSNGRCAHEMIIDCRSFKQFGVEVEDIAKRLMDYGFHAPTVSFPVAGTLMIEPTESEPKEELDRFCEAMISIREEIREVEQGKADKQQNVLKLAPHTAQVALVDSWTRPYSRQKAVYPLEWVKASKFWPSVSRVDNAYGDRNLVCSCVPVEEYAAKPEEVVA, encoded by the coding sequence ATGAAGATTAACTTAACTCATTCGGAGGCCTTCGAAAGCAGGCATAATGGGCCTGATGCGTCACAAGTGGAAGAAATGCTACGCACCATTGGCGTTGATTCTCTGGAAACTCTCATCGCACAAACAGTTCCGGGCACCATCCGGTTAAAAAAAGAATTAAACTTGCCTCTTCCTAAAACTGAGGATCAGTTTCTGAAAGATTTTAAAAAAGTTGCTCATCAGAACAAAGTTTTCAAATCATATATTGGTTTAGGTTATCATGATTGTATTGTTCCCAAAGTGATTTTGCGGAACATTATGGAAAATCCGGGTTGGTATACCGCTTATACACCTTACCAGGCTGAAATTGCCCAAGGCCGCCTGGAAGCCTTACTTAATTACCAGACAATGGTGATTGACCTAACCGGAATGGAAATAGCCAATGCCTCGCTCTTAGATGAGGCTACTGCCGCCGCCGAAGCCATGACGTTAATGCATGCGCTCAGAAAGGGAAGCCGGAAAGAAGCGGATGTATTTTTTGTGTCAGACTTGGTATTGCCGCAAACCATTGATGTATTACGGACCAGGGCTATTCCACTGGGTATTGAAATTAAAACCGGCAGCCATATTTCTGCTGACCTGACGGATACTTCTATTTTCGGCCTGTTACTCCAGTATCCTGGCCATAATGGTACCGTATACGATTATACTTCCCTGATTGCTACAGCCCACGAACTGGATATTACGGTTGCCGTTGCTGCCGATTTATTAAGCCTTACTTTATTAACTCCTCCCGGTGAAATGGGGGCAGATGTGGTGGTAGGTTCTTCACAGCGTTTTGGTGTACCGATGGGATATGGCGGTCCACATGCAGCTTTCTTTGCCACTAAAGATGCGTATAAACGCTTGATTCCAGGCCGGATTATTGGTGTTTCTGTTGATGCTCAGGGAAACCGGGCTTTACGTATGGCCTTGCAAACCCGGGAACAGCACATCCGCCGCGAAAAAGCTACTTCTAATATCTGTACTGCACAGGTTTTATTATCTGTAATGGCCAGTAGTTATGCCGTGTATCATGGCCCTAAAGGGATTCGCACCATTGGCGAAAGGGTGTATGGCCTGACCAGCTTACTGGCAACTAGTCTGAAAAAACTCGGTTTTGCCATCGAAAATGAAGTGTACTTTGATACCCTCAAAATTGCAGTGAAGAACAATGATCAGAAGGAAGCGGTTGAAAAGATGGCGGTTGCCAATGAACTAAACTTCCGTTATTTTGAAGATGCCTACATTGGAATTTCTATCAACGAAACCACAACAATTGATGATGTGGAACAGATTGTTGAGATATTTGCAGAAGCCTGTAACCTGCGGGTAGATTTTGATATAATTGGTCTTGCCAATAGCATTACATTAACTATTCCTGACACACTTACCAGGCAATCAGCATATCTGCAACATCCGGTTTTCAATAAGCACCATTCCGAACATGAAATGCTGCGGTATATGAAATCGCTGGAAAATAAAGATCTTTCTCTGGCACATTCCATGATTCCGCTGGGTAGTTGCACCATGAAACTGAATGCTACCGCTGAAATGATCCCGGTCACCTGGCCAGAATTTTCAAACATCCATCCGTTTGCGCCAGTCGAGCAAACCGGAGGCTATCAGCAGATTTTCCGTGATTTGAATGCCTGGCTCTGTGAAGTAACTGGTTTTGCGGCGATGTCATTACAGCCTAATTCCGGTGCACAAGGCGAGTATGCCGGTTTAATGGTCATCCGGGCCTATCACTTAAGCAGGGGAGATGTGCATAGAGATGTAGCCCTCATTCCTTCTTCTGCACACGGAACGAACCCAGCCAGTGCAGTAATGGCCGGAATGAAGGTGGTAGTTACTAAAACTGACGAAAGAGGCAATATTGATGTAGCGGACTTAAAACAGAAAGCCATTAAATACAAAGATAATTTGTCTTGCTTAATGGTGACATATCCATCAACCCATGGCGTATTTGAAGAAAGTATTCAGGAAATCTGCCAGCTGATTCATGAAAATGGCGGACAGGTATACATGGATGGAGCGAATATGAATGCCCAGGTAGGTTTAACCAGCCCGGCAACCATTGGCGCAGATGTATGTCATTTGAATTTACACAAAACCTTCTGTATCCCTCATGGCGGTGGTGGTCCGGGAATGGGTCCGATCGGAGTAGCAGCCCATTTAACACCTTTCCTGCCCGGACATGCAGTAGTACAAACTGGTGGAGAAAAAGCCATACATGCCGTTTCGGCTGCTCCCTGGGGGAGTGCAAGTATTCTGCCTATTTCCTATGCCTATATTTCAATGATGGGCGGCGAAGGCTTAAGAAGAGCTACTGAAATGGCTATTCTGAATGCCAATTATATCAAAGCCCGTCTGCAAGAACATTATCCGGTATTATATGCAGGCAGCAATGGCCGCTGTGCCCATGAAATGATCATTGACTGCCGGAGTTTTAAGCAATTTGGGGTGGAAGTAGAAGATATTGCCAAACGACTGATGGATTATGGGTTCCATGCGCCAACGGTTTCCTTCCCAGTAGCCGGTACGCTGATGATAGAGCCAACGGAAAGCGAGCCCAAAGAAGAACTCGACCGTTTCTGTGAAGCCATGATCAGCATCCGGGAAGAAATCCGGGAGGTTGAACAAGGCAAAGCCGACAAACAGCAGAATGTATTGAAACTCGCTCCGCATACTGCACAAGTTGCCTTAGTCGATTCCTGGACAAGACCTTATAGCCGTCAGAAAGCTGTGTATCCGCTGGAATGGGTAAAAGCCAGCAAATTCTGGCCATCTGTCAGCCGTGTAGACAATGCTTATGGCGACCGGAACCTCGTTTGTTCCTGCGTGCCGGTAGAAGAATATGCAGCGAAGCCAGAAGAAGTAGTAGCGTAA
- a CDS encoding S41 family peptidase — MKKIMTCFSLLLLLAGCEEVFIEKNPTNDPVTNFDILWQELDKKYPFFEYKGINWDSIYRVYRPQIRQDMGREELFDVMAAMLNTLRDGHVNLRSEFNISKYENWFLDYPANIDKELLIRKYWGDYHITIPLINTIIQDVGYIYYGSFQVPISSQDLDYVFNRFKNTKGLIIDIRGNEGGNPANGFAILERIINERTFLYQNAFKSGPGRNEFEPFNQVYLDPDFEKIRFDKKIVVLTNRRCYSAANYFAAMCKAAGITLIGDQTGGGGGVPAGSELPNGFHVNYSSSVCLLPNGFNIEHGIPPDIAVSLKTEDVNAGIDTIIERALQEF, encoded by the coding sequence ATGAAAAAGATAATGACTTGTTTCTCGCTTCTTCTGTTGCTGGCTGGCTGTGAAGAGGTATTTATTGAGAAAAATCCCACCAATGATCCTGTTACGAATTTTGATATTCTCTGGCAGGAGCTGGATAAAAAATACCCTTTTTTCGAATATAAAGGCATCAATTGGGATTCTATATACCGGGTATACCGGCCACAGATCCGCCAGGATATGGGCCGGGAAGAACTCTTTGATGTAATGGCCGCCATGCTCAATACCTTGCGGGATGGCCATGTGAATCTCCGTTCAGAGTTTAATATTTCTAAATATGAAAACTGGTTTCTGGATTATCCGGCCAACATCGATAAGGAATTATTAATTCGCAAGTATTGGGGAGATTATCACATCACCATTCCACTGATCAATACCATTATTCAAGATGTTGGATATATCTATTATGGCTCCTTTCAGGTTCCTATTTCGTCTCAAGATCTGGATTATGTGTTTAACCGGTTTAAGAATACCAAAGGCCTTATTATTGACATCCGGGGAAATGAAGGCGGAAATCCGGCTAATGGTTTTGCTATCCTGGAAAGAATCATTAATGAAAGAACATTTCTGTATCAGAACGCTTTTAAAAGTGGTCCGGGACGGAATGAGTTTGAACCATTCAATCAGGTATATCTGGACCCAGATTTCGAAAAAATCAGATTTGATAAGAAGATAGTGGTACTTACGAACCGGCGCTGCTATAGTGCAGCCAATTACTTTGCAGCCATGTGCAAAGCTGCAGGCATTACGCTAATTGGCGACCAGACCGGAGGCGGAGGTGGCGTACCAGCAGGTTCAGAATTACCAAATGGCTTTCATGTAAATTATTCATCGTCCGTTTGCCTGTTACCGAATGGATTCAATATCGAACATGGCATTCCGCCAGATATTGCTGTTTCGCTAAAGACAGAAGATGTAAATGCTGGAATAGATACTATTATTGAGCGAGCCTTGCAGGAATTCTAA
- a CDS encoding DUF4097 family beta strand repeat-containing protein: MKSPGFKIGFVFFILWLLLPENKLLAQTKVQVVTKTVEQQFVYKAGEKIEIEGEKANIQVKGWNQKEVKVILKLISKAPSQETARQELDYQRYILEKKKETLHIKNYFVLPKGKKDIQALLLAEYEIWLPQEATVSIANLYGSIQMESLQGKLTFSSRYGNILLSAIQGKVHIKSYFGDFTAKNISGHIQGSLDHTKTSMDGISGDITLTNNLGDIILSSLNGVKSLRIDAAKSDISLMVKETRQYQYRFTSEFGEITIPDHINTSLVQHTSSMASWQSAQAGLPLVQVKTTFGTITLQGQ, translated from the coding sequence ATGAAATCTCCAGGATTTAAAATAGGATTTGTCTTCTTTATACTCTGGTTGCTACTGCCAGAAAACAAACTGTTGGCCCAGACCAAAGTGCAAGTGGTGACCAAAACGGTTGAACAGCAATTTGTCTATAAAGCAGGAGAAAAGATTGAGATTGAAGGAGAAAAAGCAAACATTCAGGTAAAAGGCTGGAACCAGAAAGAGGTAAAAGTCATCCTTAAACTTATCTCTAAAGCACCTTCCCAGGAAACAGCCAGGCAGGAACTGGACTACCAGCGGTATATTCTAGAAAAAAAGAAAGAAACCCTGCATATCAAAAACTATTTTGTACTGCCTAAAGGCAAAAAAGACATACAAGCGCTGTTGCTGGCAGAATACGAAATATGGCTGCCCCAGGAAGCTACTGTTTCTATCGCCAACCTCTATGGCTCGATTCAGATGGAGAGCCTGCAGGGTAAACTTACATTTTCCTCCAGGTATGGTAACATTCTGCTTTCTGCCATTCAGGGAAAGGTACATATAAAAAGTTATTTCGGTGATTTTACCGCAAAAAATATAAGTGGCCATATACAGGGCAGCTTAGATCATACCAAAACAAGTATGGATGGCATCAGTGGAGATATTACTCTGACAAATAATCTGGGAGATATTATTCTAAGTAGTTTGAATGGAGTAAAATCCTTGCGTATTGATGCAGCTAAATCGGATATCAGCCTTATGGTGAAAGAAACCAGGCAATATCAGTACCGCTTTACTTCGGAGTTTGGAGAAATCACCATTCCCGATCATATAAATACATCTTTGGTACAGCATACATCCAGCATGGCCAGCTGGCAATCTGCGCAGGCAGGATTACCTCTTGTACAGGTTAAAACAACATTTGGAACGATTACTTTACAGGGACAATGA
- a CDS encoding LemA family protein codes for MGFLPIAVAIFGFVLLWAVVNYNSLLTRRDQIRKMEEESKELEKRRHAILAALEKLLSQLSIIDPELSLQLQQIPTARSVKTKQLSTDVKLRLQQTVGLQNHAEVDTLLNRLEDTDFHLYYAQRKLQQSILVYNKLVNRMPSRIVATLSGFKSVSENR; via the coding sequence ATGGGCTTTTTGCCAATTGCTGTTGCTATTTTCGGCTTTGTACTGCTATGGGCAGTAGTAAATTATAATAGTTTACTTACCAGGCGGGATCAAATCCGGAAAATGGAAGAGGAAAGCAAAGAGCTGGAAAAGCGCCGGCATGCCATTCTTGCTGCCTTAGAAAAATTACTTAGCCAATTATCCATTATTGATCCTGAACTATCACTACAACTGCAACAGATTCCCACGGCCAGGTCTGTTAAAACAAAGCAACTCAGTACAGATGTAAAACTCCGCCTCCAACAAACCGTAGGTTTGCAAAACCATGCCGAAGTGGATACCTTATTAAACAGACTGGAAGACACCGATTTTCATTTGTATTATGCCCAGCGAAAACTACAACAAAGCATTCTGGTATATAATAAACTGGTAAACCGGATGCCTTCCCGAATTGTTGCTACGCTTTCCGGATTCAAATCTGTATCTGAAAACAGATAA
- a CDS encoding RNA polymerase sigma factor has product MSYQQDPYELELLRNCLRQERKAQRALYDKYKDAMYTLLFRMLADENEAADALQDAFIEVFKSLPAYMGKSSLGAWIKTIVIRSGLSRQKKTISWQPADELGVETPLVTWDENLTGAYLEKAIRQLPEGYRNIFLLIEVEGYTHREVGELLHIAEGTSKSQLYQAKRMLQRLLREFID; this is encoded by the coding sequence TTGAGTTATCAACAAGACCCATACGAGCTTGAACTTTTACGGAACTGCCTGCGACAGGAAAGGAAGGCACAACGGGCATTATATGATAAATATAAAGATGCCATGTATACCTTGCTTTTCCGGATGCTGGCAGATGAAAATGAAGCGGCTGATGCCTTGCAGGATGCTTTTATTGAAGTATTTAAAAGTTTGCCGGCTTACATGGGTAAATCGTCACTGGGTGCCTGGATTAAAACAATCGTCATTCGCTCCGGACTATCCCGGCAGAAGAAAACCATAAGCTGGCAACCGGCTGATGAATTGGGAGTAGAAACACCGCTGGTTACCTGGGATGAAAACCTGACCGGAGCGTATCTGGAGAAAGCCATCCGGCAGTTACCGGAAGGCTACCGGAATATATTTCTACTCATTGAAGTGGAAGGATATACACACCGGGAAGTGGGTGAGCTATTGCACATTGCAGAAGGCACCTCCAAATCTCAGTTATACCAGGCAAAACGGATGTTACAACGATTATTGAGAGAGTTTATAGACTAA
- the pfkA gene encoding 6-phosphofructokinase: MKKVAVFTSGGDSPGMNACIRAAVRGAIYYGIEIFGIRHGYDGMIRGEITPMKSYSVSNIIQKGGTILKSARSKEFRTKEGRAIAHEQLQNLGIEGLVAIGGNGTFTGAQVFYEEYGIPTVGAPGTIDNDLYGTDYTIGYDTAVNTALDAIDKIRDTADSHDRIFFIEVMGRDSGYIAIQSGIAGGAELVMVPETFTPLEEVIETLKQGWNRSKTSSIIIVAEGEEGGATEIGSKIKVIFEDADIRITNLGHVQRGGAPTAFDRILASRLGLGALEGLINGQKCVMAGIVNNQLVYTPFKDTITKLKPISDDLIRMVRILSV, from the coding sequence ATGAAAAAAGTAGCTGTATTTACTTCAGGAGGTGATTCACCAGGCATGAATGCCTGTATCCGGGCAGCCGTACGGGGTGCTATCTATTATGGCATCGAAATATTTGGGATCAGGCACGGATACGATGGCATGATCCGAGGTGAAATTACGCCCATGAAATCATATTCTGTCAGCAATATCATTCAAAAAGGAGGTACCATTCTTAAATCTGCCCGCAGTAAAGAATTCCGGACCAAAGAAGGCCGGGCCATTGCTCACGAGCAATTGCAGAATTTAGGGATTGAAGGTCTGGTGGCTATCGGGGGAAATGGAACCTTTACCGGGGCCCAGGTTTTTTATGAAGAATATGGCATTCCAACAGTAGGCGCACCCGGCACTATCGACAATGATTTGTACGGTACAGACTATACCATTGGCTATGACACCGCTGTAAATACTGCCTTAGATGCCATCGATAAAATACGGGATACGGCTGACTCCCACGATCGTATCTTTTTTATTGAAGTAATGGGCCGGGATTCCGGATATATCGCCATTCAGTCTGGGATTGCCGGGGGAGCTGAACTAGTGATGGTACCTGAAACTTTTACTCCTTTGGAAGAAGTAATTGAAACCTTAAAACAAGGCTGGAACCGTTCTAAAACATCTTCTATTATTATTGTGGCCGAAGGAGAAGAAGGAGGGGCTACTGAAATAGGAAGCAAGATTAAAGTTATTTTTGAAGATGCTGATATTCGCATTACGAACCTTGGCCACGTACAACGGGGTGGCGCTCCCACCGCCTTCGACCGGATTCTGGCCAGCCGCTTAGGTCTGGGTGCTTTGGAAGGCTTAATCAATGGGCAAAAGTGTGTAATGGCTGGTATTGTAAATAATCAACTCGTTTATACGCCTTTTAAAGATACCATTACTAAACTTAAACCTATCAGCGACGACCTGATCCGGATGGTAAGGATTCTGAGTGTGTAA